Proteins encoded by one window of Rhodamnia argentea isolate NSW1041297 chromosome 6, ASM2092103v1, whole genome shotgun sequence:
- the LOC115757455 gene encoding F-box/kelch-repeat protein SKIP11-like — translation MLEGRSCLIPRVLANSCQSESNWAGCMSFHLEIDIGSSKHPRDIDGNEDHPRRKSLKLSELQEVDQHAQDSGKQSSDQRQAGDNSHLDSLIGAIGREISISCLVRCSRSDYGSIALLNTSFRHLIKSGELYKLRKRDRVIEHWIYFSCHLLEWEAFDPIRSRWMHLPRMISNEYVIFPDKESLAVGTELLVFTKDMTNSHVIYKYSLLTNSWTSGMRMNAPRCLFGSASLGEIAILAGGCDSQGNIFNSAEMFNSETQQWLPLNNMHTPRKMCSGVFMDDKFYVIGGIGKTETGQPRVLTCGEEYDLRTQTWTVIPNMSPVRGGEAREAEVPAAAEAPPLVAVVNNELYAADYADMEVRKYNKETRVWFTVGRLPECADSMNGWGIAFRACGDSLIVIGGPRTPGEVFIEINSWVPGVGCPRWNLLARKSSSNFVYNCAVMGC, via the coding sequence ATGTTGGAAGGCCGGTCCTGTCTGATCCCGAGGGTGCTTGCAAACTCTTGCCAGTCAGAAAGCAATTGGGCAGGTTGCATGAGTTTCCATCTTGAAATCGACATTGGGAGTAGCAAGCATCCTCGGGATATCGATGGCAACGAAGATCACCCACGCAGGAAATCGTTGAAACTTTCTGAGTTGCAAGAAGTAGATCAGCACGCTCAGGATTCGGGAAAACAATCCAGTGATCAACGTCAGGCTGGGGATAATTCTCATTTGGATTCCCTCATAGGTGCCATTGGGAGGGAAATCTCAATCAGCTGTCTCGTCCGCTGCTCGAGATCCGATTATGGTTCCATAGCCTTGTTGAATACGAGCTTTCGGCATTTGATCAAGAGCGGCGAGCTTTATAAGTTGCGTAAGCGGGATCGTGTGATTGAGCActggatttatttttcttgccaTTTACTCGAATGGGAAGCTTTTGATCCTATTCGTAGTCGGTGGATGCATTTACCCAGAATGATCTCCAACGAATACGTCATATTTCCTGATAAGGAATCCTTAGCAGTGGGTACAGAGCTTCTTGTGTTCACTAAGGATATGACAAATTCGCATGTGATATACAAGTATAGCCTTCTAACAAATTCATGGACTTCTGGAATGAGAATGAATGCTCCTAGATGCTTATTTGGGTCTGCGAGCCTTGGGGAGATAGCAATATTAGCTGGCGGTTGTGATTCGCAGGGTAATATTTTTAACTCTGCAGAGATGTTCAATTCTGAAACTCAGCAGTGGTTACCTCTTAATAACATGCACACACCCAGAAAGATGTGCTCAGGAGTGTTTATGGATGACAAGTTTTACGTGATTGGTGGTATCGGTAAAACTGAAACGGGTCAGCCAAGAGTTCTCACATGTGGGGAAGAGTATGATCTAAGGACACAAACTTGGACTGTAATTCCTAATATGTCACCTGTGAGGGGAGGGGAAGCGAGGGAGGCTGAGGTGCCTGCAGCAGCGGAAGCACCTCCTCTAGTTGCAGTGGTTAACAATGAACTGTATGCGGCTGATTATGCTGACATGGAGGTGAGAAAGTATAATAAGGAGACGAGGGTGTGGTTTACAGTGGGGAGATTGCCTGAATGTGCGGACTCAATGAATGGTTGGGGTATTGCCTTCAGGGCTTGTGGAGATAGTCTTATCGTCATTGGTGGACCTAGGACGCCAGGTGAAGTTTTTATAGAGATCAATTCATGGGTTCCAGGTGTAGGCTGTCCACGTTGGAACTTGCTTGCCAGAAAGAGTTCGAGTAACTTTGTGTATAATTGTGCCGTGATGGGATGCTAA